One Edaphobacter lichenicola DNA window includes the following coding sequences:
- a CDS encoding dienelactone hydrolase family protein, with the protein MIIVNDEYVTLETTNGPMRTHIVRPAAPGRYPGIVFYSEIFQITAPIRRTAAMLAGHGYIIAMPEIYHEFEPAGTILAYDQAGSDRGNVLKTTKELSSYDADSRAALDHLKSRPDCTGRLGAMGICIGGHLAFRAAMNPDVLATACFYATDIHKGSLSKSGDDSLERAKDIQGELLMIWGRQDPHIPLEGRMAVLARLNELQKKFSWHEVNGAHAFLRDEGIRYDPELAYSLYGLVFDLFHRKLGEGDQTTHTTASTETRH; encoded by the coding sequence ATGATCATCGTCAACGACGAGTACGTCACACTCGAAACCACCAACGGCCCCATGCGCACCCACATCGTCCGCCCCGCCGCCCCCGGCCGTTACCCCGGCATCGTCTTCTACTCCGAGATCTTCCAGATCACCGCCCCCATCCGCCGCACCGCCGCCATGCTCGCCGGCCACGGCTACATCATCGCCATGCCCGAGATCTACCACGAGTTCGAACCCGCCGGCACCATCCTCGCCTACGACCAGGCCGGCTCCGACCGCGGCAACGTCCTCAAGACCACCAAAGAGCTCTCCAGCTACGACGCCGACTCCCGCGCCGCCCTCGACCACCTCAAGTCGCGCCCCGATTGCACCGGCCGTCTCGGAGCTATGGGCATCTGCATCGGCGGCCACCTCGCCTTCCGCGCCGCCATGAACCCCGACGTCCTCGCCACCGCCTGCTTCTACGCCACCGACATCCACAAAGGCTCGCTCAGCAAAAGCGGAGACGACTCCCTCGAACGCGCAAAAGACATCCAGGGCGAACTCCTCATGATCTGGGGCCGTCAGGACCCGCACATCCCCCTCGAAGGCCGCATGGCCGTCCTCGCCCGCCTCAACGAACTCCAGAAGAAGTTCAGCTGGCACGAGGTCAACGGAGCCCACGCCTTCCTGCGCGACGAAGGCATCCGCTACGACCCCGAACTCGCCTACAGCCTTTACGGCCTCGTCTTCGATCTCTTCCACCGCAAACTAGGCGAAGGCGA